From a single Methanofollis sp. W23 genomic region:
- a CDS encoding ornithine cyclodeaminase family protein (catalyzes the interconversion of alanine and pyruvate): MKYYPERVLLPPLATINQAIERGFREHGEGRVQMPAKVYVYFEKGDFRTMPASLPGLGIAGVKIVNVHPENPMIGLPTVMALTVILDPETGVPEAVLNATLLTDLRTGAAGAVAAKYLAPKRSVTLGVIGSGRQAVAQVNAIAEVVEIEEMRVWSRTPTNAERFGAFFDAISCTWGSIERACDADLVVTTTPSRRPLVRTEWIHEGTHINAIGADAPGKEELDPALLSRARVFVDDMEQAVHSGEVNVPISAGLYSADEIAGTLGEVVCGRKRRETGEEVTVFDSTGLAVQDLAIAALVMESDEGTELRFP, encoded by the coding sequence ATGAAATATTACCCTGAACGGGTGCTCCTCCCTCCGCTCGCCACCATCAACCAGGCGATCGAGAGGGGCTTCAGGGAACACGGGGAAGGACGGGTGCAGATGCCGGCGAAAGTCTATGTGTACTTTGAGAAGGGGGACTTCAGGACCATGCCTGCCTCCCTCCCCGGCCTCGGCATCGCAGGGGTCAAGATCGTCAATGTCCACCCAGAGAACCCGATGATCGGTCTCCCGACGGTGATGGCCCTCACTGTCATCCTCGACCCTGAGACAGGGGTGCCAGAAGCGGTCCTGAATGCCACGCTTCTCACCGACCTGCGGACCGGTGCGGCTGGGGCGGTCGCGGCAAAGTATCTTGCGCCGAAGAGGTCGGTGACGCTCGGCGTCATCGGGAGCGGCCGGCAGGCCGTCGCCCAGGTGAACGCCATCGCTGAAGTCGTGGAGATCGAGGAGATGCGAGTCTGGAGCAGGACGCCGACGAACGCCGAGCGGTTCGGTGCCTTCTTCGATGCTATCTCCTGCACCTGGGGGTCGATCGAGCGCGCCTGCGACGCTGACCTCGTCGTCACCACCACGCCGTCACGCAGGCCCCTGGTCCGCACCGAATGGATCCACGAGGGGACGCATATCAATGCCATCGGGGCCGACGCCCCTGGAAAAGAGGAACTCGACCCCGCTCTCCTCAGCCGTGCCCGCGTCTTTGTCGACGACATGGAGCAGGCCGTCCATTCAGGCGAGGTGAATGTCCCCATCTCGGCCGGACTTTATTCCGCCGACGAGATTGCAGGGACTCTCGGTGAGGTGGTGTGCGGGAGAAAGAGGCGGGAGACAGGGGAGGAGGTGACGGTCTTTGACTCCACCGGGCTTGCGGTCCAGGACCTGGCCATCGCCGCCCTTGTTATGGAATCGGACGAAGGGACTGAATTGAGGTTCCCGTGA
- a CDS encoding CDP-2,3-bis-(O-geranylgeranyl)-sn-glycerol synthase: MVPAYVPNSAAAALGGGTPVDLGKNWRDGRRILGDGKTYRGFILGVAAGIAVGVLQIVLREHFGWSLLPEHTLVTVTLLATGALLGDMAESFIKRRLGKESGEEWPLADQYDLVVGAFVLLILFQYAWVVRYVDLLVFFWILILTPLLHRAANIIGYLIGVKEVPW, from the coding sequence ATGGTCCCGGCCTACGTGCCCAATTCTGCCGCCGCTGCCCTGGGAGGAGGGACGCCGGTCGACCTTGGGAAGAACTGGCGGGACGGGAGGCGGATCCTCGGGGACGGCAAGACCTACCGCGGCTTTATCCTTGGCGTGGCGGCGGGGATCGCGGTCGGAGTCCTCCAGATCGTTCTGAGAGAGCACTTCGGGTGGTCCTTGCTCCCAGAACACACCCTTGTCACGGTCACGCTCCTGGCGACCGGTGCCCTTCTCGGCGACATGGCCGAGAGTTTTATCAAGCGGCGACTCGGCAAGGAGAGCGGCGAGGAATGGCCCCTCGCCGACCAGTACGACCTGGTCGTCGGGGCGTTCGTCCTCCTCATCCTCTTCCAGTATGCATGGGTGGTCAGGTACGTGGACCTCCTGGTCTTCTTCTGGATCCTCATCCTCACGCCCCTCCTCCACCGTGCCGCAAATATCATCGGCTATCTGATAGGAGTGAAAGAAGTACCATGGTAA
- a CDS encoding UPF0058 family protein gives MHKEELITLHQILVEIKDYFEMVNPELKFPQYGALRINPSQIHKSKLEHKHAIFVLGEELANAMKDVEFTGSTRISARMKDLAERAERELERPIENPNIR, from the coding sequence ATGCATAAAGAAGAACTGATTACTCTCCACCAGATCCTTGTCGAGATCAAGGACTACTTTGAGATGGTCAATCCTGAACTGAAATTCCCCCAGTACGGTGCCCTGCGGATCAATCCTTCACAGATCCACAAGAGCAAACTTGAACACAAACATGCGATCTTCGTGCTCGGGGAGGAACTGGCCAATGCCATGAAGGATGTCGAGTTCACGGGTTCGACCAGGATCTCAGCGCGGATGAAGGATCTTGCCGAACGGGCCGAGAGAGAACTCGAACGCCCGATAGAGAACCCGAACATCCGGTAA
- the tes gene encoding tetraether lipid synthase Tes, with amino-acid sequence MLLKETKSLCPVCRKVLDAEITEEDGKVWITRTCPDHGTAKNLYWSDAEMYRRFDAYESIGDGVVNPQNSAGPGDCPGACGLCSNHHSGTLLANIDLTNRCNLHCDFCFANARACGFVYEPSFDEVIGMMEMLREEKPVPPPAVQFSGGEPTMRDDLHEIIWKAKEMGFSQVQIATNGIKLAKDITYVQELKDVGLSTVYLHFDGVTRETNQILPTSLKVVEHCKEVGLGVVLVPTIINGRNDHEIGAILKYAAENVEVVRGVNFQPVAFTGAASEDDIKRERVTIPDLADRIEEQTDGVIKKDYFYPVPCVIPISDLVEAYTGRPQVRFTTHQHCGAATYVFVEGDKFTPINEMVDVDKFFEAIDTMAVRMKSGGTINKYMSLIEGVREMSASASKGEVNGTKLWKLLGEALVFQNFDALRDFHWNAIFIGTMHFMDNFNYDLERVQRCCIHYTTPDGRMIPFCTYNSGPVYREKVWKKFAQPLEKEE; translated from the coding sequence ATGCTCCTAAAAGAAACCAAAAGCCTATGTCCAGTGTGTAGAAAAGTGCTTGATGCGGAGATCACTGAGGAGGACGGGAAGGTCTGGATCACCCGCACCTGCCCTGACCACGGTACCGCAAAGAACCTCTACTGGTCAGATGCAGAGATGTACAGACGCTTCGATGCGTATGAGAGCATAGGTGACGGTGTCGTAAACCCCCAGAACTCAGCCGGGCCAGGGGACTGTCCGGGAGCATGTGGACTCTGCTCGAACCACCACTCTGGGACACTCCTTGCCAATATCGACCTGACGAACCGGTGCAATCTCCACTGTGACTTCTGTTTTGCCAATGCACGGGCATGCGGATTTGTCTATGAACCGAGTTTCGACGAGGTGATCGGGATGATGGAGATGCTCAGGGAGGAGAAACCGGTCCCACCCCCGGCGGTCCAGTTCTCTGGAGGAGAGCCGACGATGCGAGACGACCTCCACGAGATCATCTGGAAGGCCAAAGAGATGGGGTTCTCCCAGGTCCAGATCGCAACCAACGGGATCAAACTGGCAAAGGACATTACCTATGTGCAGGAGCTCAAAGATGTCGGGCTCAGCACGGTGTACCTTCACTTCGATGGGGTCACCAGGGAGACGAACCAGATTCTTCCCACGAGCCTGAAGGTCGTCGAGCACTGTAAGGAAGTCGGGCTCGGGGTCGTGCTCGTCCCCACGATCATCAATGGCAGGAACGACCACGAGATCGGGGCGATCCTGAAATATGCCGCCGAGAACGTGGAAGTCGTCCGCGGGGTCAACTTCCAGCCGGTCGCCTTTACTGGGGCGGCGAGCGAGGACGATATCAAGCGGGAGCGGGTGACCATCCCGGACCTTGCCGACCGGATCGAGGAGCAGACTGATGGCGTGATTAAGAAGGACTATTTCTATCCGGTGCCGTGCGTCATCCCGATCTCCGACCTGGTCGAGGCATATACCGGCAGGCCCCAGGTGCGGTTCACCACCCACCAGCACTGTGGTGCGGCGACCTATGTCTTTGTCGAGGGGGACAAATTCACGCCGATCAACGAGATGGTCGATGTCGATAAGTTCTTCGAGGCGATCGACACGATGGCCGTCAGGATGAAGAGCGGGGGGACGATCAACAAGTACATGTCTCTGATCGAGGGTGTGAGGGAGATGAGCGCCTCGGCCTCGAAAGGTGAGGTCAATGGGACGAAACTCTGGAAACTTCTCGGAGAGGCACTGGTGTTCCAGAACTTCGACGCACTCAGGGACTTCCACTGGAACGCGATCTTCATCGGCACGATGCACTTCATGGACAACTTCAACTATGACCTCGAACGGGTGCAGCGCTGCTGTATCCATTACACGACGCCGGACGGCAGGATGATCCCGTTCTGCACCTACAACTCGGGGCCGGTCTATCGTGAAAAGGTCTGGAAGAAGTTTGCTCAGCCTCTTGAGAAAGAGGAGTAA
- the dnaG gene encoding DNA primase DnaG: MYSSDTTKYLIHINLHTEGVVEKPDVVGAIFGQTEGLLGEDLDLRDLQRTGRVGRIDVHITSKRGETRGEILISSSLDRAETAVLAASMETIDRVGPCVAHARVERIEDIRVTKRKQIVDRAKELLLTHFDETTIDSTELLDNVRESMRIEKIGVLGEERVPAGPNVLDSDAVIVVEGRADVINLLRYGIKNAVAVEGTKVPAVIPKLCEVKTATAFLDGDRGGDLILRELLQVTDIDYIALCPRGKSVEDLTRKEIIKSLRNKMPVEYFRDQLEGPEVHPPEKGKEPVKEEATQVIITEKSEEEEETDLPPVTGPTFEQQVREVEGKKTARFLNADYTLINEVSASEVEKALDGADTDAIGVVMDGPVDQRLIDAFLAKGIEFVAAPEFKEIVKRPLSLRLMKIRNA; this comes from the coding sequence ATGTACTCATCTGATACGACCAAGTATCTTATTCACATCAACTTACATACCGAGGGGGTGGTCGAGAAACCTGACGTAGTCGGTGCCATATTTGGCCAGACTGAAGGGTTGCTCGGCGAAGACCTCGACCTGCGCGATCTCCAGCGGACCGGGCGGGTGGGGCGTATCGACGTCCATATTACGAGTAAGAGGGGAGAGACACGTGGAGAGATCCTGATCTCGTCCTCCCTGGACCGGGCCGAGACGGCGGTGCTTGCAGCGTCTATGGAGACGATCGACCGGGTCGGGCCGTGTGTCGCCCATGCACGGGTCGAGCGGATCGAGGACATCAGGGTGACGAAGCGCAAGCAGATCGTGGACCGTGCAAAAGAGCTCCTGCTGACGCATTTCGACGAGACCACCATCGACTCCACCGAACTCCTGGACAATGTCCGTGAGTCAATGCGGATCGAGAAGATCGGGGTGCTCGGGGAAGAGCGTGTCCCTGCCGGGCCAAATGTCCTTGACTCCGACGCCGTCATCGTCGTCGAGGGGCGGGCCGACGTGATCAACCTGCTCAGGTACGGGATCAAGAACGCCGTCGCCGTCGAGGGGACGAAGGTTCCGGCAGTGATCCCCAAACTCTGCGAGGTAAAGACGGCGACGGCCTTCCTGGACGGTGACCGGGGCGGTGACCTGATCCTGCGTGAACTCCTGCAGGTGACCGATATCGACTATATCGCGCTCTGCCCGCGGGGCAAGAGTGTCGAGGACCTGACCAGAAAGGAGATCATCAAGTCTCTCAGGAACAAGATGCCAGTCGAATACTTCAGGGACCAGCTTGAAGGGCCTGAAGTCCACCCGCCCGAGAAGGGCAAGGAACCGGTGAAGGAAGAGGCCACGCAGGTGATCATCACCGAAAAGTCTGAGGAGGAAGAGGAGACTGATCTTCCTCCGGTCACCGGTCCGACCTTTGAGCAGCAGGTGCGCGAGGTCGAAGGAAAGAAGACGGCGAGATTCCTGAACGCAGATTACACGCTCATCAATGAAGTGAGCGCTTCAGAGGTAGAAAAGGCTCTTGATGGCGCTGATACGGATGCAATCGGTGTGGTCATGGATGGGCCCGTGGATCAGCGGCTTATCGATGCGTTCCTTGCAAAAGGGATCGAATTTGTCGCGGCTCCTGAGTTTAAGGAGATTGTAAAGAGGCCGTTATCTCTACGGCTCATGAAAATTCGAAACGCGTAG
- a CDS encoding MarR family transcriptional regulator, which yields MDQRGRNAFAGGIIAIAILTLLSIFILPRQVQIVIGDESPVVHQIPSVYTLSDCLLIALVSSLLGAVLFYLLVARHSISEEMHGPVDHENDDIEIEGTVVSPSTNLPVDCEDAPPPHSPHVIETEAPPLPQYQQAMLRLLKGNERKIIETLIDHGEMNQTKLSERTGIPKSTLSRTLQDLEARDLVRRYENGMSKMVKLEV from the coding sequence ATGGACCAGAGAGGGAGGAACGCTTTTGCCGGAGGAATAATCGCCATCGCTATACTCACGCTTCTCTCGATATTCATCCTCCCACGACAGGTGCAGATCGTCATCGGAGATGAGTCTCCAGTCGTCCATCAGATCCCTTCGGTCTATACCCTCTCCGACTGCCTCCTCATCGCGTTAGTATCATCTCTCCTCGGTGCAGTGCTCTTCTATCTTCTGGTGGCCAGGCATTCAATCTCTGAGGAGATGCACGGACCGGTTGATCATGAGAACGACGACATTGAAATTGAGGGCACTGTGGTTTCGCCATCCACCAATCTCCCTGTTGATTGTGAGGATGCACCGCCCCCACACTCTCCTCATGTCATCGAAACTGAAGCACCCCCCCTCCCCCAATATCAACAGGCCATGCTGAGGTTGTTGAAAGGGAATGAGCGAAAAATCATCGAGACACTGATCGATCACGGGGAGATGAACCAGACCAAACTCTCTGAGAGGACCGGGATCCCCAAGTCAACGCTCTCACGGACACTCCAGGACCTTGAAGCACGCGATCTGGTGCGAAGATACGAGAACGGTATGAGCAAGATGGTGAAATTGGAGGTCTGA
- a CDS encoding ABC transporter permease subunit, protein MAQKEFVDHLTSKRFFVLMALFLLIMVIGMYQGLGEYASDLISYQETMAAVESGTLTGWMPERPSVLSVFSGIADQFVIIGAVLAIAIGFDLVSKEKETKTLKTLLSHPIYRDEVINGKALGGGAAIVLAVVAALLVALAMLLIAGIVPTIDECSAILTFGVVSVLFLLIYFTLALTVSTLAPDSGSALIATLVVFIVLSSLLPLAGEIAVDTWAGDRPEVPFVQTFIYSENSPVQPIDAHARDLQEEKEAMMKYEADARAYYEKKTFVTAVVEAASPQTNYIKITSAIIDPYRVALKENTQPGPFSVLVIDPDTAPPHFTDVLAGLWGNIVLLLALPGVLFLTAYLCFMRIDVR, encoded by the coding sequence GTGGCACAGAAGGAATTTGTCGACCACCTCACCAGCAAACGCTTCTTTGTCCTCATGGCGCTCTTCCTGCTCATCATGGTCATCGGGATGTACCAGGGTCTTGGCGAATACGCCAGCGACCTTATCTCGTACCAGGAGACGATGGCGGCGGTCGAGAGCGGCACCCTGACCGGATGGATGCCGGAGCGACCCTCGGTGCTCTCGGTCTTCTCCGGGATCGCCGACCAGTTCGTCATCATCGGGGCGGTCCTTGCTATCGCGATCGGGTTCGACCTCGTCTCAAAGGAGAAGGAGACAAAGACGCTCAAGACCCTCCTCTCCCATCCCATCTACCGCGACGAGGTGATCAACGGCAAGGCCCTCGGCGGGGGAGCGGCGATCGTCCTCGCGGTCGTGGCGGCGCTCCTCGTCGCCCTTGCAATGCTCCTCATCGCCGGCATCGTCCCGACCATCGACGAGTGCTCTGCCATCCTTACCTTCGGGGTGGTCTCTGTCCTCTTCCTCCTCATCTATTTCACCCTCGCCCTCACCGTCTCCACTCTTGCGCCTGACAGCGGGAGCGCACTCATCGCCACGCTCGTCGTCTTCATCGTCCTCTCCTCCCTCCTCCCCCTTGCAGGAGAGATCGCCGTCGACACCTGGGCGGGTGATCGCCCCGAGGTGCCGTTCGTGCAGACATTCATATATTCTGAGAATAGCCCCGTACAACCCATAGATGCTCATGCGCGAGACCTCCAGGAAGAGAAAGAGGCGATGATGAAGTACGAAGCCGACGCCAGGGCATATTATGAGAAAAAGACGTTCGTCACCGCGGTCGTCGAGGCCGCCTCCCCGCAGACGAACTACATTAAGATCACCAGTGCGATCATCGATCCCTATCGTGTCGCATTGAAGGAAAACACCCAGCCGGGTCCGTTCTCAGTTCTGGTCATCGACCCCGACACCGCACCGCCGCATTTCACAGACGTCCTTGCCGGTCTCTGGGGGAACATCGTCCTCCTCCTGGCCCTCCCGGGCGTGCTCTTTCTCACTGCCTATCTCTGTTTTATGAGGATCGATGTGCGGTGA
- the purD gene encoding phosphoribosylamine--glycine ligase, with protein sequence MDMKILVVGGGGREHAIVRALSRNSDVKLYSVMARQNPGIAQVSEKVLLKKETEVREVAAFASECAVDYAVIGPEAPLEAGIADVLHEAGIPCVGPTRMAARLETDKAFCRTMMEKHGVAGCPLYRVFHGDAEGACDFIDAYDDDLVVKPIGLTGGKGVKVMGEQVDARGAKEYVHTLGGDVVLEERLIGEEFTLQAFVDGNHLVPMPLVQDHKRAYEGDVGPNTGGMGTYSLEDHLLPFVSRVDYDAALEIMRSAVAAMITEGQPYRGILYGQFMNTRDGPKVVEFNSRFGDPEAMNVLSILESDFSEVLCRIVDGTLSQAHVKFAPKATVCKYLVPEGYPAAPVAGAPITLGDYGDALLYYANVEEKDGRLSTLTSRTMAFVGIGDTLEEAEAQAETAAGSVGGGVWYRHDIGKKEILEKRIAHMREIQ encoded by the coding sequence ATGGACATGAAGATCCTTGTTGTGGGCGGTGGAGGCAGAGAGCATGCAATTGTTCGCGCCCTTTCCCGCAACAGCGACGTGAAACTCTATTCTGTCATGGCCAGGCAAAATCCTGGCATTGCGCAGGTCTCTGAAAAGGTACTCCTGAAAAAAGAGACCGAGGTCAGAGAAGTAGCAGCGTTTGCGTCTGAGTGTGCGGTCGACTATGCGGTCATCGGTCCTGAAGCCCCTCTGGAAGCAGGGATCGCCGATGTGCTCCATGAAGCAGGCATCCCCTGCGTCGGCCCCACCAGAATGGCGGCCAGACTTGAGACTGATAAGGCCTTCTGTAGGACCATGATGGAGAAGCACGGGGTTGCAGGGTGCCCGCTCTACCGGGTCTTCCATGGCGACGCCGAGGGCGCCTGCGACTTTATCGACGCCTATGACGACGACCTCGTCGTCAAACCGATCGGGCTTACCGGCGGGAAGGGCGTCAAGGTCATGGGCGAGCAGGTCGATGCCAGGGGAGCGAAAGAATATGTGCATACCCTCGGCGGCGACGTCGTTCTTGAAGAGCGGTTGATCGGGGAGGAGTTCACGCTCCAGGCCTTTGTCGACGGCAACCACCTGGTCCCGATGCCCCTGGTCCAGGACCACAAGCGCGCCTATGAGGGCGACGTCGGTCCGAACACCGGTGGGATGGGGACGTACTCTCTTGAAGACCACCTCCTGCCCTTCGTCTCGCGTGTCGACTATGATGCGGCCCTTGAGATCATGCGCAGCGCCGTGGCCGCGATGATCACCGAGGGACAGCCGTACCGCGGGATCCTGTATGGGCAGTTCATGAATACCAGGGACGGCCCCAAGGTGGTGGAGTTCAACTCACGCTTTGGCGACCCTGAGGCGATGAACGTCCTCTCGATCCTGGAGTCAGACTTCTCTGAAGTGCTCTGCCGGATCGTCGACGGTACACTCTCCCAGGCCCATGTGAAGTTTGCGCCCAAGGCGACGGTCTGCAAGTACCTGGTGCCTGAGGGCTATCCTGCGGCCCCGGTGGCCGGGGCGCCGATCACCCTTGGCGACTATGGCGACGCTCTCCTGTATTATGCCAATGTCGAGGAGAAGGACGGCAGACTCTCGACGCTCACCTCGCGGACGATGGCCTTCGTCGGGATCGGGGACACTCTGGAAGAGGCCGAGGCACAGGCCGAGACGGCCGCAGGCTCGGTCGGCGGTGGAGTATGGTACAGGCACGATATCGGAAAAAAAGAGATCCTTGAGAAGAGGATCGCACATATGAGGGAAATTCAATGA
- a CDS encoding DUF167 domain-containing protein — MTSYDDAVSGSDDGVVITLDVSAGCKKEAFPADYNPWRKALVCHVAARAVGGKANRAILDLVARTFGVPGSSVSIVSGATSSTKRIEIIGISRDDVISRLSDLLGP; from the coding sequence GTGACCTCTTATGATGATGCAGTCTCTGGCTCAGACGACGGTGTCGTGATCACCCTCGACGTCTCTGCCGGGTGCAAAAAAGAGGCGTTTCCGGCCGACTACAATCCCTGGCGCAAGGCCCTTGTCTGTCATGTCGCGGCCAGGGCGGTGGGGGGCAAGGCAAACCGCGCGATTCTCGACCTCGTCGCCAGGACATTCGGGGTTCCAGGGTCTTCGGTGAGCATCGTCTCAGGTGCGACTTCGAGTACCAAAAGAATTGAAATTATCGGGATCTCAAGAGATGACGTTATATCCCGGCTCTCTGATCTTCTTGGGCCATAA
- the pyrE gene encoding orotate phosphoribosyltransferase, producing MVKEVAELLKAHGAVQFGDFVLASGARSTYYLDVKSAITDPMLLKEIGAAFAGRFTFDVVAGVAVGAVPLAVATSLASGRPYAIIRKEEKSHGKSGLIIGDVKGKNVLLVEDVTTSGGSALFGVRALKEAGAEVVAVAVVVDRESGASETFAREEVPLVPLTTVSEILDL from the coding sequence ATGGTAAAAGAAGTTGCAGAGTTGCTTAAGGCCCACGGAGCCGTCCAGTTCGGGGATTTTGTCCTAGCTTCAGGGGCCAGGAGTACCTATTACCTTGACGTGAAGTCCGCGATCACCGATCCTATGCTCCTCAAAGAGATCGGGGCGGCATTTGCAGGGCGGTTCACCTTCGACGTCGTCGCCGGGGTTGCCGTCGGTGCCGTCCCCCTCGCGGTCGCCACTTCCCTTGCGTCAGGCAGACCCTATGCGATCATCAGAAAAGAAGAGAAATCGCACGGGAAGAGCGGACTGATCATCGGTGATGTCAAAGGGAAGAACGTCCTCCTGGTCGAGGACGTCACGACCTCGGGCGGGTCCGCCCTCTTTGGGGTTCGGGCGCTCAAGGAGGCCGGGGCCGAGGTCGTTGCGGTGGCTGTGGTCGTCGACCGCGAGAGCGGCGCGTCTGAGACATTTGCCAGAGAAGAGGTCCCGCTCGTACCCCTGACGACCGTGTCGGAGATCTTGGACCTATAA
- a CDS encoding RimK family alpha-L-glutamate ligase produces the protein MIHIVPKPTDTPDDNSTAMVTAALRQIGADFSVLDLDAIDPLAAEVSGDLIWVCGMKQDIHQFECLDVLSLDNLVINPPDAIATCASKVKTTALLLKHGVSSPETLFTASRDLAAAFLARHGKAVIKPVYGYDGIGVCLINNEGDLGEAPYYLQEYVPNDRDYRVFVIDGEAVGAICRQSPHLTHNIHQGGTGTPVEVDAEMQEVAAGAARAVGAAYCGVDLLETADGYTVLEVNGTPNWHCMAAPIPQLLAEHLVEKERAFRKNGE, from the coding sequence ATGATCCACATCGTACCAAAACCGACCGACACCCCTGACGACAACTCGACTGCTATGGTGACCGCGGCCCTCAGGCAGATAGGGGCGGACTTTTCGGTCCTCGACCTTGACGCCATCGATCCCCTTGCCGCAGAGGTCAGCGGCGACCTGATCTGGGTCTGCGGGATGAAGCAGGACATTCACCAGTTCGAGTGCCTGGATGTCCTCTCTCTTGACAACCTGGTCATCAACCCGCCAGACGCCATCGCCACCTGCGCAAGCAAGGTAAAGACGACCGCGCTCCTTCTCAAACATGGCGTCTCTTCACCTGAGACGCTTTTCACGGCCTCACGCGACCTTGCCGCCGCCTTCCTGGCCAGACACGGCAAGGCAGTCATCAAACCGGTCTATGGGTATGACGGGATCGGGGTCTGCCTCATCAACAACGAGGGCGATCTCGGTGAAGCCCCCTATTATCTCCAGGAGTACGTCCCCAACGACCGCGACTACCGCGTCTTTGTCATCGACGGGGAGGCGGTCGGGGCGATCTGCCGGCAGTCCCCGCACCTCACCCACAACATCCACCAGGGCGGCACCGGCACCCCGGTCGAGGTCGACGCCGAGATGCAGGAGGTCGCCGCCGGGGCGGCAAGGGCGGTAGGCGCGGCGTACTGCGGGGTCGACCTCCTCGAGACCGCCGACGGCTACACGGTCCTCGAGGTGAACGGCACCCCGAACTGGCACTGCATGGCGGCCCCGATCCCGCAGCTCCTTGCAGAGCACCTCGTCGAGAAAGAGCGGGCGTTCAGGAAGAACGGGGAATAA
- the argF gene encoding ornithine carbamoyltransferase: MKKDFLTLLDSDAVEVEALLDGAARLKKYRAEGKSHAILPGCSLGMIFEKASTRTRVSFEAGMHDLGGHALFLNPADMQLGRGELVRDTARVLSRFVSAVMIRAYKHSTIEEFAKYSSVPVINGLSDKAHPCQVLADLLTLKERFSSLEGLRVAWIGDGNNVCNSLLVASAYTGLEVQVATPPGYRPPSWAVEAAEERGARFTFFDTPEEAAEGAHALYTDVWVSMGNEEEREKRLRDFKGYTLTADLVRRAEPDAIVMHCLPAHRGEEITEEVLEGPQSVVWDQAENRLHAQKALLVNLLSDKVHSCGMQ, encoded by the coding sequence ATGAAGAAGGATTTTTTAACGCTTCTGGACAGTGACGCAGTTGAGGTCGAGGCGCTGCTCGACGGCGCGGCGCGGCTGAAGAAGTATCGGGCCGAGGGCAAGTCGCATGCGATCCTCCCCGGGTGCAGCCTGGGGATGATCTTTGAGAAGGCCTCGACCAGGACAAGGGTCTCGTTTGAGGCCGGGATGCACGACCTCGGTGGCCATGCACTCTTCCTCAACCCGGCCGACATGCAGCTTGGCCGCGGCGAACTGGTGAGGGACACCGCACGGGTGCTCTCCAGGTTCGTCTCTGCGGTGATGATCAGGGCCTACAAGCACAGCACCATCGAGGAGTTCGCAAAATATTCCTCGGTCCCAGTCATCAACGGGCTTTCAGACAAGGCCCACCCGTGCCAGGTGCTCGCCGATCTCCTCACCCTGAAGGAGCGGTTCTCGTCCCTTGAGGGTCTGCGGGTTGCATGGATCGGGGACGGGAACAATGTCTGCAACTCTCTCCTTGTTGCTTCGGCCTATACCGGGCTTGAGGTCCAGGTGGCGACGCCGCCGGGATACCGCCCGCCGTCATGGGCAGTGGAGGCGGCTGAGGAGCGCGGGGCGCGGTTCACGTTCTTCGATACGCCTGAAGAGGCGGCCGAGGGTGCGCACGCCCTGTACACCGATGTCTGGGTCTCGATGGGCAACGAGGAGGAGCGCGAGAAGCGTCTGCGCGACTTCAAGGGCTACACCCTCACCGCCGACCTGGTCAGGCGTGCCGAACCGGACGCGATCGTGATGCACTGTCTCCCGGCGCACCGCGGCGAAGAGATCACTGAAGAAGTGCTCGAGGGGCCGCAGAGCGTGGTATGGGACCAGGCCGAGAACCGTCTCCATGCCCAGAAGGCCCTCTTGGTCAACCTGCTCAGTGATAAGGTCCACTCCTGCGGGATGCAGTGA
- a CDS encoding pyridoxamine 5'-phosphate oxidase family protein yields MVRLDEKMKEIFEKAPVYPLATASKTGEPNVAPMKSVWLVDDETVWVADNFMKKTLANLEENPRAAIYLWGPETGGCIQVKGDVEILTSGPEYEKMRATVKAKSEKYPAKSLVVIRITEAYSCAPGAEAGDLIA; encoded by the coding sequence ATGGTACGTCTGGACGAGAAGATGAAGGAGATCTTTGAGAAGGCCCCGGTCTATCCGCTTGCAACTGCTTCAAAGACCGGAGAACCAAATGTCGCGCCGATGAAGTCGGTCTGGCTTGTCGACGATGAGACCGTCTGGGTCGCAGACAATTTCATGAAGAAGACTCTTGCAAACCTCGAAGAGAACCCGCGGGCCGCGATCTACCTCTGGGGGCCTGAGACCGGCGGCTGTATCCAGGTGAAGGGCGACGTCGAGATCCTCACCTCAGGGCCGGAGTACGAGAAGATGCGGGCGACGGTGAAGGCGAAGTCGGAGAAGTACCCGGCAAAGTCGCTGGTCGTGATCAGGATCACCGAGGCCTATTCCTGCGCTCCTGGTGCCGAGGCCGGGGATCTGATCGCATAA